The Streptomyces albofaciens JCM 4342 genome has a segment encoding these proteins:
- a CDS encoding NAD(P)H-binding protein produces the protein MTETQKVLVTGATGTVGRQVVAELLARGHAVRALTRDPAKADFPAGVEAVQGDLTEPDSLVPALEGVTGLHLITFSGAGFTPLETGPRILELARAAGVRRVTVLHGGGPSPLEDAVRADDGVDWTVLMPVEFMSNALEWAPGVVAADEVREPFADRLSAMVHEGDIGAVAAVALTEEGHAGREYVITGPEALTVGDKVAALAAARGREISLVELTREQAIAQWRAAGHPEEVIGFLLEVYGNTPAVGRTVVDTVERVTGRPARTFAEWAAEHAAVFGAAGAA, from the coding sequence ATGACGGAAACGCAGAAGGTCCTCGTCACCGGTGCCACCGGAACCGTCGGCCGTCAGGTCGTCGCCGAACTGCTCGCCCGCGGCCACGCGGTCCGCGCCCTCACCCGGGATCCCGCCAAGGCGGACTTCCCGGCGGGCGTCGAGGCCGTCCAGGGCGACCTGACCGAGCCCGACAGCCTCGTGCCCGCCCTGGAGGGGGTCACCGGGCTGCATCTGATCACCTTCAGCGGGGCCGGCTTCACCCCGCTGGAGACCGGCCCGCGCATTCTGGAACTGGCCCGCGCGGCCGGCGTACGCCGCGTCACCGTGCTGCACGGCGGCGGCCCCTCCCCGCTGGAGGACGCGGTCCGCGCCGACGACGGCGTGGACTGGACCGTCCTGATGCCGGTCGAGTTCATGTCCAACGCCCTGGAGTGGGCGCCGGGCGTCGTGGCGGCGGACGAGGTCCGCGAGCCGTTCGCCGACCGGCTGAGCGCCATGGTCCACGAGGGCGACATCGGCGCCGTCGCCGCGGTCGCCCTCACCGAGGAGGGCCACGCGGGCCGGGAGTACGTGATCACCGGCCCGGAGGCGCTGACCGTCGGCGACAAGGTGGCCGCCCTCGCCGCCGCCCGCGGCCGGGAGATATCCCTGGTCGAACTCACCCGGGAGCAGGCGATCGCACAATGGCGGGCCGCGGGTCACCCGGAGGAGGTGATCGGCTTCCTGCTGGAGGTGTACGGGAACACGCCGGCGGTGGGCCGTACGGTCGTCGACACCGTCGAGAGGGTCACCGGCCGCCCGGCCCGTACGTTCGCCGAGTGGGCCGCCGAGCACGCGGCCGTCTTCGGCGCGGCGGGCGCCGCGTAA